The following coding sequences lie in one Rutidosis leptorrhynchoides isolate AG116_Rl617_1_P2 chromosome 4, CSIRO_AGI_Rlap_v1, whole genome shotgun sequence genomic window:
- the LOC139844309 gene encoding uncharacterized protein — MKVLVTGASCYLGGRLCHGLIQHGHSVRAFVRQTSDLSFLPMLSENIDLELAYGDMTNYPSILAACSGCSVVFHVAAIVESWLPDPSKFFNVNVGGLKNVLEACKETDTIEKIIYTSSFFALGSTDGYIADESQMHSTKYFCTEYEKSKVIADKIALDAAKEGVPIIAVYPGLIYGPGKVTGGNFVSNLLVERFNGRLPGYIGHGNDKFSFCHVDDVVDGFISALNKGQLGERYLLTGENVSLNQVLDIAAAITNTRKPWFNISMFVVELYGWLGVLISRVITGKLPSISPSVAYVMRHQWAYSCEKAIRELNYKPRSLTEGVEEVLPWLKNLGAIKY; from the exons ATGAAAGTGTTGGTGACTGGTGCTTCATGTTACTTGGGTGGAAGACTCTGCCATGGGTTAATCCAACATGGTCATTCTGTTCGCGCTTTTGTCCGTCAAACTAGTGATCTTTCCTTCCTTCCTATGTTGTCGGAAAACATAGATCTAGAGCTTGCGTATGGTGACATGACTAATTATCCTTCGATTCTAGCCGCTTGTTCAGGTTGCAGTGTGGTGTTTCATGTCGCTGCTATAGTCGAATCATGGCTTCCAGATCCTTCAAAGTTTTTCAAT GTAAATGTTGGAGGTTTGAAGAACGTACTTGAAGCGTGTAAAGAGACGGATACAATAGAAAAGATCATTTATACGTCATCGTTTTTTGCTTTGGGATCAACTGATGGATATATTGCCGATGAAAGTCAA ATGCATTCAACCAAATATTTTTGTACCGAGTACGAGAAATCAAAAGTTATAGCTGACAAGATTGCTTTAGATGCTGCGAAGGAAGGGGTACCTATAATTGCTGTTTATCCTGGATTAATATATGGACCTGGTAAAGTTACAGGAGGGAATTTTGTGTCCAATTTG CTTGTTGAACGATTTAATGGGCGCTTGCCTGGGTACATAGGTCATGGAAACGATAAGTTCTCGTTCTGCCATGTAGATGATGTGGTAGATGGTTTCATTTCAGCTTTAAACAAAGGTCAATTAGGCGAAAGATACCTTCTTACTGGAGAAAATGTATCTTTAAATCAAGTTTTGGATATAGCTGCCGCTATCACTAACACAAGAAAGCCTTGGTTTAACATTTCTATGTTCGTGGTCGAGCTTTATGGCTGGTTAGGTGTACTAATCTCTAGAGTAATTACCGGAAAACTTCCATCGATCAGCCCCTCG GTTGCGTATGTTATGAGACACCAGTGGGCTTATTCGTGTGAGAAGGCCATAAGAGAACTGAACTACAAACCAAGAAGCTTAACTGAAGGTGTAGAAGAAGTTCTTCCTTGGTTGAAGAACTTGGGTGCTATTAAATACTAG
- the LOC139839973 gene encoding uncharacterized protein — protein sequence MWGFGGRFYWGNNYNESSKGIVVVFAWMSSQDKHLKNYVDLYSSLGWSSLICHSQFLNLFFPDKANMLAFDILNELVKELRKRPCPVVFAPFSGGPKACMYKALQIIDSKCVSQRDLGEYRLVRDCLSGHIFDSAPIDFTSDLGTRFALHPSVLKLSRPPTIAKWIASGISSSLDGLFLSKFESQRAEYWQTLYSTIGIKAPYLIFCSENDDLAPYQTICNFAQRLQSLGGDVKMVKWSSSPHVGHYQHHREEYKAAVTDLLTKATFVYSQRTQHTCGSRHTSEPLRHLREAVSSSNQYRSCHKITLDLNDHLVVPGSVEYHEGREVGSIHGAPKENLIPRSTPKVVNAHGILGQILFDVCVPENVEDWDLRSLPSSSSCKFNSARRNSHFNPIKCIRRSRL from the exons ATGTGGGGATTTGGGGGCAGATTCTACTGGGGTAATAATTATAATGAATCAAGTAAAGGAATTGTGGTGGTATTTGCATGGATGTCAAGTCAAGATAAACATTTGAAGAATTATGTTGATCTTTATTCATCTCTTGGTTGGAGTTCACTTATTTGCCATTCCCAATTTCTTAATCT GTTCTTCCCAGATAAGGCTAATATGTTGGCCTTTGACATTCTTAATGAGCTTGTTAAG GAACTAAGAAAAAGGCCATGCCCTGTCGTGTTCGCGCCTTTCTCTGGTGGCCCAAAAGCTTGCATGTACAAAGCTTTGCAG ATAATCGACTCAAAGTGTGTATCTCAAAGAGATCTG GGTGAGTATCGACTCGTTAGAGACTGTCTTTCTGGACACATATTCGATTCTGCTCCTATAGATTTCACAAGTGATTTGGGCACCCGATTTGCTCTTCACCCGAGCGTTCTTAAACTGTCCCGTCCTCCCACAATAGCAAAATGGATTGCAAGCGGTATATCATCGAGCCTTGATGGTTTATTCCTTAGCAAATTTGAGTCGCAACGTGCAGAATATTGGCAGACTTTGTACTCAACTATA GGGATCAAAGCACCATATTTAATATTTTGCTCAGAAAATGACGATCTTGCCCCTTACCAAACCATATGCAACTTTGCTCAACGGTTACAAAGTCTTGGTGGCGATGTTAAAATGGTGAAATGGAGTAGCTCTCCTCATGTAG gtcattatcagcatcatcgagAAGAGTACAAGGCTGCTGTGACTGACCTCCTAACGAAGGCAACATTCGTTTACTCGCAAAGAACCCAACATACATGTGGGTCCCGCCATACGTCAGAACCGTTACGCCACCTAAGGGAAGCGGTTTCCAGCTCAAACCAATACCGGAGCTGCCACAAAATCACGCTCGATTTAAACGACCACTTGGTTGTTCCTGGCTCAGTCGAGTACCATGAAGGTAGAGAAGTGGGGTCCATTCACGGTGCACCTAAAGAAAATTTAATTCCAAGGTCAACCCCAAAAGTGGTCAACGCTCATGGAATTCTAGGTCAAATCCTGTTTGATGTCTGTGTACCAGAGAACGTTGAAGATTGGGATTTAAGGTCGTTGCCATCATCTTCCTCGTGTAAATTTAATTCAGCCCGGAGAAATTCACATTTTAATCCTATAAAATGCATCCGAAGATCGAGGCTTTAG